A single region of the Leptodactylus fuscus isolate aLepFus1 chromosome 5, aLepFus1.hap2, whole genome shotgun sequence genome encodes:
- the PAQR5 gene encoding membrane progestin receptor gamma → MLTWKLPRLLNVHQVPKVFHEDSIICGYRSPTCSATACVLSLFQMTNETVNIWTHFIPTWYFLWRMLALLSSPGSLHDPFLWPLLVYLLSCCIYPLMSTCAHTFSVMSTQARHICFFLDYGALSLYSLGSAIAYSAYIFPDRWVNSTLHLWFVPWAVFNSVISTGMSCYSRFPEETRPRLSKVMRVMAFAYPYLFDSIPLFYRLFVCSGSDCAHNAALTMHIWHSILAFLTGFLFATHLPERLAPGRFDYVGHSHQLFHVFGIMGTYFQIEALTMDMNLRKKWLLDNSPMPSLSGTLGAWCSSLVISLLIIAVFSWALYWKPKEHEERKSL, encoded by the exons ATGCTGACCTGGAAGTTACCCAGATTACTAAATGTCCACCAGGTACCCAAG GTGTTTCATGAAGACAGTATTATTTGTGGATATCGTTCCCCGACATGCTCCGCCACTGCTTGTGTCCTAAGTCTCTTCCAAATGACCAATGAGACCGTAAATATTTGGACCCATTTCATACCCACTTG GTACTTCCTATGGCGAATGCTGGCACTTCTCTCTTCTCCTGGTTCATTACATGATCCATTTTTGTGGCCACTGCTTGTCTACCTCTTGTCCTGCTGCATCTACCCATTGATGTCCACCTGCGCTCATACTTTCAGTGTCATGTCCACCCAAGCTCGCCACATTTGCTTTTTCCTGGACTATGGAGCATTGAGCTTGTACAGCCTAG GGTCAGCCATCGCCTACTCTGCATACATCTTCCCAGATCGATGGGTGAACAGCACCTTACACCTGTGGTTTGTGCCCTGGGCGGTATTCAACTCAGTCATCAGTACTGGAATGTCCTGCTATTCCAG GTTTCCAGAGGAGACTCGTCCACGGCTGAGCAAGGTGATGCGAGTAATGGCTTTTGCATATCCCTACCTGTTTGACAGCATTCCACTGTTTTATCGG CTGTTTGTTTGCTCGGGTAGTGACTGCGCTCACAATGCCGCTCTCACCATGCACATCTGGCACTCCATCTTAGCCTTCCTCACTGGTTTTCTCTTTGCTACACATCTTCCGGAGAGGCTGGCTCCCGGGCGGTTCGATTATGTGG GTCACAGTCACCAGCTGTTTCATGTATTTGGTATTATGGGGACATATTTTCAGATTGAAGCACTAACTATGGATATGAATCTAAGAAAGAAATGGCTTCTGGATAATAGTCCTATGCCTTCACTATCTGGCACACTGGGAGCCTGGTGTTCCTCCCTGGTGATTTCCTTACTGATCATTGCTGTTTTCTCATGGGCTCTGTACTGGAAGCCGAAGGAACACGAAGAAAGAAAAAGCCTTTGA